A region from the Actinoplanes sp. OR16 genome encodes:
- a CDS encoding sugar transferase has protein sequence MVRTLWNGLQRLVAAIMLFFLLPVILAIAAWIRIADGRGVLFVQDRAGRNGKPFRMLKFRSMVHDSVALSARLGIDDPFGLVENDPRITRCGRFLRRTSLDELPQLINVVAGHMNLVGPRPDVLPQVANYSAEDARRLEVKPGITGWAQVNGRDDIDWPQRFILDRYYVDNWSPLLDVKILFRTAITLQRGEPPVHVDTLNIARQKTPAHEDVKSAV, from the coding sequence GTGGTACGCACCCTCTGGAACGGCCTGCAACGTCTGGTCGCCGCCATCATGCTCTTCTTTCTGCTCCCGGTGATCCTCGCGATCGCCGCCTGGATCCGGATCGCCGACGGCAGGGGCGTCCTGTTCGTGCAGGACCGGGCCGGGCGGAACGGGAAGCCGTTCCGGATGCTCAAATTCCGGTCGATGGTGCACGACTCGGTCGCGCTCAGCGCCCGGCTCGGCATCGACGACCCGTTCGGCCTGGTCGAGAACGATCCGCGGATCACCCGGTGCGGCCGGTTCCTGCGCCGGACCAGCCTCGACGAGCTGCCGCAGCTGATCAATGTGGTGGCCGGTCACATGAACCTGGTCGGCCCGCGGCCGGACGTGCTGCCGCAGGTCGCCAACTACTCCGCGGAGGACGCCCGCCGCCTCGAGGTGAAGCCCGGCATCACCGGGTGGGCGCAGGTCAACGGCCGGGACGACATCGACTGGCCGCAGCGCTTCATCCTGGACCGCTACTACGTCGACAACTGGTCGCCGCTGCTGGATGTGAAGATCCTCTTTCGTACGGCGATCACGCTGCAGCGCGGGGAACCTCCCGTCCACGTCGACACCCTCAACATCGCGCGGCAGAAGACACCCGCTCACGAGGACGTGAAGAGTGCGGTCTGA
- a CDS encoding nucleotide sugar dehydrogenase, with protein MRVVIAGQGYVGLPLAVRAAQVGHQVVGFDVDGDRIKRLAAGESYVDDVSSADLQDILASGHFLPSSDPRSCAGFDIAVIAVPTPLREGTPDLSYIEDSARILARYLRPGATVALESTTYPGTTTELVGPILEEGSGLIAGVDFHLGYSPERIDPGNREFDLASTPKVVSGINPASLERVQGFYASVVEQTVPVSDPKVAELAKLLENTFRHVNIALVNELAVYAHDLGIDVWEAIDAASSKPFGYMRFVPGPGVGGHCLPIDPSYLSWRVQRTLGQSFRFVELANDINNHMPDYVARRLVTALNNRRKAVNGSTILLLGLAYKRNSGDARESPARRVAALLLDMGAEVRAADPHVVEDAHVDSRVARVSLTPEQLASADAVVLLADHDAFDLDLVVQHATYVLDTRHRVTGPNVESI; from the coding sequence ATGCGGGTCGTCATCGCCGGCCAGGGATACGTCGGGCTGCCGCTCGCGGTCCGCGCCGCCCAGGTCGGTCACCAGGTCGTCGGCTTCGACGTCGACGGCGATCGGATCAAGCGGCTCGCCGCCGGCGAGTCCTACGTCGACGACGTCTCCTCGGCCGACCTGCAGGACATCCTCGCCTCCGGCCATTTCCTGCCGTCGTCGGACCCGCGGTCCTGCGCCGGCTTCGACATCGCGGTGATCGCGGTGCCGACGCCGCTGCGGGAGGGGACGCCGGACCTCAGCTACATCGAGGACTCGGCCCGGATCCTGGCCCGCTACCTGCGGCCCGGCGCGACGGTGGCCCTGGAGTCGACCACCTACCCGGGCACCACGACCGAGCTGGTCGGCCCGATCCTGGAGGAGGGCTCCGGGCTGATCGCCGGCGTCGACTTCCACCTGGGTTACAGCCCGGAGCGCATCGACCCGGGCAACCGGGAGTTCGACCTGGCCAGCACGCCGAAGGTCGTCTCCGGCATCAACCCGGCGTCGCTGGAGCGGGTTCAGGGCTTCTACGCCTCGGTCGTCGAGCAGACCGTCCCGGTCTCCGACCCCAAGGTGGCCGAGCTGGCGAAGCTGCTGGAGAACACGTTCCGGCACGTCAACATCGCTCTGGTCAACGAGCTGGCGGTGTACGCCCACGACCTCGGCATCGACGTCTGGGAAGCGATCGACGCGGCGAGCTCGAAGCCCTTCGGTTACATGCGGTTCGTGCCCGGTCCCGGCGTGGGAGGGCACTGCCTGCCGATCGATCCGTCGTACCTCTCCTGGCGGGTGCAGAGAACGCTCGGGCAGAGCTTCCGCTTCGTCGAGCTGGCGAACGACATCAACAACCACATGCCGGATTACGTCGCCCGCCGCCTGGTCACGGCCCTCAACAACCGGCGCAAGGCGGTGAACGGGTCGACGATCCTGCTGCTCGGGCTGGCCTACAAGCGGAACAGCGGCGACGCCCGCGAGTCGCCGGCCCGCCGGGTCGCCGCGCTGCTGCTGGACATGGGCGCCGAGGTCCGCGCGGCCGATCCGCACGTCGTCGAGGACGCCCACGTGGACAGCCGGGTCGCCCGGGTCTCGCTCACGCCGGAACAGCTCGCCTCGGCCGACGCGGTGGTGCTGCTCGCCGACCACGACGCGTTCGACCTGGACCTCGTGGTCCAGCACGCCACCTACGTGCTCGACACCCGCCATCGCGTGACCGGGCCGAACGTCGAATCGATCTGA
- a CDS encoding nucleoside-diphosphate sugar epimerase/dehydratase produces the protein MHVRRSASPWFSSVLPGRATRAGTDALALAAALLIATLLRHDGHLGETDFRGLLVLSAVAAVVHTLAGINFGLYTGRWAYGCFEEIAALVKTAAVVTPALFLLDTLLGRLVPRSAIIAAGLFALVLAAGVRYTVRLAKDSRLRPSPEHGIRVVVMGAGEGATQVIRAMLRSPRSPYVPVALLDDDPGKRAYRIMGVPVAGNRDAMAEVVRRFDAEAVVIAIPSASADLIRALTDLAEPLNVDLKVVPPVVELFGRTVRVEDIRPVSHEDLLGRREIGIDLAAVAGYLEGRRVLVTGAGGSIGSELCRQVARFNPAKLVMLDRDESGLHAVQLSLDGRGMLDDRNLVVADIRDQQRLDEVFAEHRPHVVFHAAALKHLPLLEMHPSEALKTNIIGTYQILQTAMRHNVDRLVNISTDKAADPCSVLGYSKRITERLTAAADASADGTYCSVRFGNVLGSRGSVLTAFAAQVEAGGPITVTHPDVNRYFMTVQEAVRLVIQAGALDSNGEVLVLDMGDPVRIADVAKRIADAADAHIQIVYTGLRPGEKIAEILLGPDEPDHRPNHPLISQAPVPPLDGGVLSLLDPSASRTDLIAVLKWLAESPALPAVLPKAVAPNAWHRPAPRSKPRHTEAVPPARLP, from the coding sequence ATGCACGTACGGCGATCAGCGTCGCCCTGGTTCTCGAGCGTATTACCCGGCCGGGCCACCCGTGCCGGCACCGACGCGCTGGCCCTCGCGGCCGCGCTCCTCATCGCCACGCTGCTGCGCCACGACGGCCACCTCGGCGAGACCGACTTCCGCGGCCTCCTCGTGCTCTCCGCGGTGGCGGCTGTCGTGCACACGCTGGCCGGCATCAACTTCGGCCTCTACACCGGGCGCTGGGCGTACGGATGCTTCGAGGAGATCGCGGCCCTGGTCAAGACGGCCGCCGTGGTGACACCGGCCCTCTTCCTGCTGGACACCCTCCTCGGCCGGCTCGTGCCCCGGTCCGCGATCATCGCGGCCGGCCTGTTCGCCCTGGTCCTGGCGGCCGGCGTGCGCTACACGGTCCGCCTCGCCAAGGACAGCCGGCTGCGGCCCTCGCCGGAACACGGCATCCGGGTCGTGGTGATGGGCGCCGGCGAGGGCGCCACCCAGGTCATCCGGGCCATGCTGCGCAGTCCCCGCAGCCCGTACGTCCCGGTCGCCCTGCTCGACGACGACCCCGGCAAACGGGCCTACCGGATCATGGGTGTCCCGGTGGCCGGCAACCGGGACGCGATGGCCGAGGTGGTCCGCCGGTTCGACGCCGAGGCCGTGGTCATCGCGATCCCGAGCGCCAGCGCCGACCTGATCCGCGCGCTCACCGACCTGGCCGAGCCGCTCAACGTCGACCTCAAGGTCGTCCCGCCGGTGGTCGAGCTCTTCGGCCGGACCGTCCGGGTCGAGGACATCCGCCCGGTCAGCCACGAGGACCTGCTCGGCCGCCGGGAGATCGGCATCGACCTGGCCGCCGTCGCCGGTTACCTGGAGGGCCGCCGGGTCCTGGTCACCGGGGCGGGCGGCTCGATCGGCTCCGAGCTGTGCCGCCAGGTCGCCCGGTTCAACCCGGCGAAGCTGGTGATGCTCGACCGCGACGAGTCCGGCCTGCACGCCGTGCAGCTCTCCCTCGACGGCCGGGGCATGCTCGACGACCGCAACCTGGTCGTCGCCGACATCCGGGACCAGCAGCGCCTCGACGAGGTCTTCGCCGAGCACCGGCCGCACGTGGTCTTCCACGCGGCGGCGCTCAAGCACCTGCCGCTGCTGGAGATGCACCCGTCCGAGGCGCTCAAGACCAACATCATCGGCACGTACCAGATCCTGCAGACGGCGATGCGGCACAACGTCGACCGGCTGGTCAACATCTCCACCGACAAGGCCGCCGACCCGTGCAGCGTCCTCGGCTACTCCAAGCGGATCACCGAGCGGCTCACCGCGGCGGCCGACGCGTCGGCGGACGGGACGTACTGCAGCGTCCGGTTCGGCAACGTGCTGGGCAGCCGCGGCTCGGTGCTCACCGCGTTCGCCGCGCAGGTCGAGGCGGGCGGGCCGATCACGGTGACCCACCCGGACGTCAACCGGTACTTCATGACCGTGCAGGAGGCGGTCCGGCTGGTGATCCAGGCCGGCGCGCTGGACAGCAACGGCGAGGTCCTGGTCCTGGACATGGGCGACCCGGTCCGGATCGCCGACGTGGCGAAGCGGATCGCCGACGCCGCCGACGCGCACATCCAGATCGTCTACACCGGACTGCGGCCGGGCGAGAAGATCGCCGAGATCCTGCTCGGCCCGGACGAGCCCGACCACCGGCCCAACCATCCGCTGATCTCGCAGGCGCCGGTGCCCCCGCTCGACGGCGGCGTGCTCTCGCTGCTCGACCCGTCGGCGAGCCGCACCGATCTGATCGCGGTGCTCAAGTGGCTGGCCGAAAGCCCGGCGCTGCCGGCCGTACTCCCGAAGGCAGTGGCGCCGAACGCCTGGCACCGCCCGGCGCCGCGCAGCAAGCCGCGGCACACCGAAGCCGTCCCACCGGCCCGGCTGCCGTGA
- a CDS encoding glycosyltransferase produces MKVLHVISTRGPGSAGHQVRLLVRRLPHDSEVAVLTPPDADACAGVPGSVPAHRLTASRDWDPGAIRELRALMRAGRYDLVHTHLYRASVLGRIAARLAGVRHVVATEHHLGADALSPGRRALYLAGERLGEVTIAGSPAIAGRLRSWGVPDDRITMIPKAIDAAEFRFDRRLRRVARSRLGVGPGVPLVGGVGRLEPDKRFDLLIRAIAEVPDACLLLVGDGPARPALERLAVIEGVADRVLFAGPVAHTRELLCAMDVFASPAPATFGLATLEAIACGLPALYATCLPLEERIISRTPVRGTHRLAARDRESLPRALRAELLCLAERGGERLPARSVGSRYDAEHLAASVGRLYERIAGRPGRRGVIAPLLAHRGRKSIFPLHGGNARNA; encoded by the coding sequence ATGAAGGTGCTCCACGTCATCAGCACCCGGGGGCCGGGCAGCGCCGGTCACCAGGTGCGGTTGCTGGTGCGCCGGCTGCCGCACGACAGCGAGGTGGCCGTGCTGACGCCACCGGACGCCGATGCCTGCGCCGGAGTGCCCGGGAGCGTTCCGGCGCATCGGCTGACCGCGAGCCGGGACTGGGACCCCGGCGCGATCCGGGAACTGCGGGCTCTGATGCGTGCCGGGCGATACGACCTGGTACACACCCACCTCTACCGCGCCTCGGTCCTGGGCCGGATCGCCGCACGGCTGGCCGGCGTCCGGCACGTCGTCGCCACCGAGCACCACCTCGGAGCCGACGCCCTCTCCCCCGGCCGGCGCGCGCTCTACCTGGCCGGTGAGCGCCTCGGCGAGGTCACCATCGCGGGGTCTCCGGCGATCGCCGGGCGGCTGCGCTCGTGGGGCGTGCCGGACGACCGGATCACCATGATCCCGAAGGCGATCGACGCCGCCGAGTTCCGCTTCGACCGGCGGTTGCGCCGGGTCGCCCGGTCCCGGCTCGGCGTCGGCCCCGGCGTGCCGCTGGTCGGCGGTGTCGGCCGTCTCGAGCCGGACAAGCGGTTCGACCTGCTGATCCGGGCGATCGCCGAAGTCCCGGACGCGTGCCTGCTGCTGGTCGGCGACGGCCCGGCACGGCCCGCCCTGGAGCGCCTCGCGGTGATCGAAGGGGTGGCCGACCGGGTGCTGTTCGCCGGGCCGGTCGCGCACACCCGGGAACTGCTCTGCGCCATGGACGTCTTCGCCTCGCCGGCCCCGGCCACCTTCGGCCTCGCCACCCTGGAGGCGATCGCCTGCGGCCTGCCCGCGCTCTACGCGACCTGCCTGCCCCTCGAGGAGAGGATCATTTCTCGTACGCCGGTGCGCGGCACGCACCGGCTCGCCGCCCGCGATCGGGAGTCGCTGCCCCGGGCCCTCCGCGCCGAGCTGCTCTGCCTCGCCGAGCGCGGCGGCGAACGGCTGCCGGCCCGATCGGTGGGCTCGCGGTACGACGCCGAGCACCTCGCCGCGTCCGTCGGCCGGCTCTACGAACGGATCGCCGGCCGGCCCGGGCGGCGGGGGGTCATCGCGCCGTTACTGGCGCACCGCGGGAGGAAGAGCATTTTTCCACTGCACGGCGGAAATGCGCGAAACGCATGA
- a CDS encoding VanZ family protein gives MPSHLDIPALPVLLPLGVVLMGITWAFLTVRGEVNVFSLGAGWFAGWWAVAVLGATMLPMHLSWGPGAEEPQFYRILFLPFLDMRPLDFLLNTVMTLPLAAVLHTVFGVTGVRRVVLIGFALSLSIELTQAFLLLTANGMRWADVNDLMSNTLGAYFGYLLFHHLMRFAHFRRAVEKCSSSRGAPVTAR, from the coding sequence ATGCCAAGCCATCTCGACATCCCGGCCCTGCCCGTGCTGCTGCCCCTGGGCGTCGTGCTGATGGGCATCACGTGGGCATTTCTGACGGTCCGCGGCGAGGTGAACGTTTTCAGTCTCGGGGCGGGCTGGTTCGCCGGGTGGTGGGCGGTCGCGGTGCTCGGCGCGACGATGCTGCCGATGCATCTGAGCTGGGGTCCGGGCGCCGAGGAGCCGCAGTTCTACCGGATCCTGTTCCTGCCGTTCCTCGACATGCGCCCGCTGGACTTCCTGCTCAACACGGTGATGACCCTGCCGCTCGCCGCGGTCCTGCACACCGTCTTCGGCGTGACCGGCGTGCGCCGGGTGGTGCTGATCGGATTCGCGCTGAGTCTCTCCATCGAGCTGACCCAGGCGTTTCTGCTGCTGACCGCGAACGGGATGCGATGGGCCGACGTGAACGACCTGATGTCGAACACCCTCGGCGCCTACTTCGGCTATCTGCTCTTCCACCACCTCATGCGTTTCGCGCATTTCCGCCGTGCAGTGGAAAAATGCTCTTCCTCCCGCGGTGCGCCAGTAACGGCGCGATGA
- a CDS encoding response regulator transcription factor, whose protein sequence is MIRVVVVRDEGYFGVPVRTFLETEPDLHYVDTLPIGGDLAQRAAQLWPGVVVIDTEYMVSQVLPIADELHTAIPSCSMLLLCDPSKRGMLPPRRWNGGLNFLVKDSSPTMLADAVRRLARGERVVSPMLQAASLNTDRGLSTRELEVLGLAAEGESVKEIAGRLYLSGGTVRNYLSAIISKTGARNRLDAIRIARKEGWLR, encoded by the coding sequence ATGATCCGGGTCGTCGTTGTCAGAGACGAGGGATACTTCGGTGTCCCGGTGCGGACGTTCCTCGAGACCGAACCGGACCTGCACTATGTCGACACCCTGCCGATCGGCGGCGATCTGGCGCAGCGCGCGGCCCAGCTCTGGCCGGGCGTCGTGGTGATCGACACGGAGTACATGGTGAGTCAGGTGCTGCCGATCGCGGACGAGTTGCACACCGCGATCCCGTCTTGCTCGATGCTGCTGCTCTGCGATCCGTCGAAGCGCGGCATGCTGCCGCCGCGCCGGTGGAACGGCGGGCTGAACTTCCTGGTCAAGGACTCGTCGCCGACGATGCTGGCGGACGCGGTCCGGCGGCTCGCGCGGGGCGAGCGAGTGGTCTCGCCGATGCTGCAGGCGGCCTCGCTGAACACCGATCGCGGTCTGAGCACCCGGGAGCTGGAGGTGCTCGGTCTCGCGGCGGAGGGTGAATCGGTCAAGGAGATCGCCGGCCGGCTCTACCTCTCCGGCGGCACCGTGCGGAACTACCTCTCCGCGATCATCTCGAAGACCGGCGCGCGCAACCGCCTCGACGCCATCCGCATAGCGCGCAAAGAAGGCTGGCTCCGCTGA